In Pseudomonas sp. GCEP-101, one DNA window encodes the following:
- a CDS encoding molecular chaperone: protein MDNSPQQFLRVPTPSHESLSFCNANTRELKYWLDHLPKANLGETARQLYQGLIELNQLKLPVEARLQLLELFRPEVHFVCHNLERHFLNQSIVLDERPRKVANLCQALQNHLAIGYKLIVVREASRFTRERAQVMTAAIQRAIRSLSGPLVRASQLYCPVPEHLWLELHQLYQLARQHGLQHTPVRDALARQAQGLSIEHAYLVALMLGSARCNQMRQNNIARVAEALEGWAAQVKVQAADAPSTLFVVVPQVDGPPRYRTLFKDSDLTGALGIDPQPLVDVIREYLLLPPENRAQARLKVPEGVSIDLLQHLAAAWGDIAERTFHRTPGQGQLTLCIGMSALHYFLAGRKNFADLLKLQVELQAPTFKTEVKDAWAGAFDAQKVNDWQPGMPLEEIEYTAPRAGDDSGLGVAAQTPRDDYPVYTLAIVNHSPGGYCLTWPKDIPSQLQAGELLGIQDTPEHGWSVAVVRWIRQVRGGGTQMGIELIAPLAQPCGLQLLRKTEQGSQYLRALLLPEIAAISRPATVITPRLPFQEGNRVQLNLHGDERRATLTRKVTATASFTQFEYQAQDAAGVPSDKPITGTNARSPGGEEDFDSLWKSL, encoded by the coding sequence ATGGACAACAGTCCCCAGCAGTTTCTACGTGTACCCACCCCGTCGCACGAGAGCCTGAGCTTCTGCAACGCCAACACGCGCGAGCTGAAATACTGGCTGGATCACCTGCCCAAGGCCAACCTCGGGGAGACCGCCCGCCAGCTCTACCAGGGACTGATCGAGCTCAACCAGCTCAAGCTGCCGGTAGAGGCGCGCCTGCAATTGCTGGAACTGTTCCGCCCGGAAGTCCACTTCGTCTGCCATAACCTGGAGCGGCACTTCCTCAACCAGTCCATCGTCCTGGACGAGCGTCCGCGCAAGGTCGCCAACCTCTGCCAGGCCCTGCAGAACCACCTGGCCATCGGCTACAAGCTGATCGTCGTGCGCGAGGCCTCGCGCTTCACCCGCGAGCGCGCGCAGGTGATGACCGCCGCCATCCAGCGCGCCATCCGCAGCCTCAGCGGCCCGCTGGTGCGCGCCTCGCAACTGTACTGCCCGGTGCCCGAGCACCTGTGGCTGGAACTCCACCAGCTCTACCAACTGGCCCGCCAGCACGGCCTGCAGCACACCCCGGTACGCGATGCGCTGGCGCGCCAGGCGCAGGGCCTGTCCATCGAGCACGCCTACCTGGTGGCGCTGATGCTCGGCTCCGCGCGCTGCAACCAGATGCGCCAGAACAACATCGCCCGCGTCGCCGAAGCCCTCGAAGGCTGGGCCGCGCAGGTGAAGGTGCAGGCGGCCGATGCGCCCTCCACCCTGTTCGTGGTGGTGCCGCAGGTGGATGGCCCGCCGCGCTACCGCACCCTGTTCAAGGACAGCGATCTCACCGGCGCCCTGGGCATCGACCCGCAGCCGCTGGTGGACGTGATCCGCGAATACCTCCTGCTGCCGCCGGAAAACCGCGCCCAGGCACGCCTGAAGGTGCCCGAAGGCGTCAGCATCGACCTGCTGCAACACCTCGCGGCGGCCTGGGGTGACATAGCCGAACGCACCTTCCACCGCACCCCCGGCCAGGGCCAACTGACCCTGTGCATCGGCATGAGCGCCCTGCACTACTTCCTCGCCGGGCGGAAGAACTTCGCCGACCTGCTCAAGCTGCAGGTCGAACTCCAGGCTCCCACCTTCAAGACCGAAGTGAAGGACGCCTGGGCCGGCGCCTTCGACGCCCAGAAGGTCAACGACTGGCAACCCGGCATGCCGCTGGAAGAGATCGAATACACCGCCCCGCGCGCCGGCGACGACTCCGGCCTGGGCGTCGCGGCGCAAACCCCGCGCGACGACTACCCGGTGTACACCCTGGCCATCGTCAACCACAGCCCCGGCGGCTACTGCCTGACCTGGCCGAAGGACATCCCCAGCCAGTTGCAGGCAGGCGAGCTGCTCGGCATCCAGGACACCCCGGAGCATGGCTGGAGCGTCGCCGTGGTGCGCTGGATCCGCCAGGTCCGCGGCGGCGGCACGCAGATGGGCATCGAACTGATCGCCCCGCTCGCCCAGCCCTGCGGCCTGCAACTGCTGCGCAAGACCGAACAGGGCAGCCAGTACCTGCGCGCCCTGCTGCTGCCGGAGATCGCCGCGATCTCCCGGCCGGCCACCGTCATCACCCCGCGCCTGCCCTTCCAGGAAGGCAACCGCGTGCAGCTCAACCTGCACGGCGACGAGCGCCGCGCCACGCTGACCCGCAAGGTCACCGCCACCGCCAGCTTCACCCAGTTCGAATACCAGGCGCAGGACGCGGCCGGCGTCCCGAGCGATAAGCCCATCACAGGGACGAACGCTCGCAGCCCAGGCGGGGAGGAAGACTTTGACTCGCTGTGGAAGTCTCTGTAG
- the serB gene encoding phosphoserine phosphatase SerB: MREIVLINITGEDRPGLTAAITGVLAQGGVNILDIGQAVIHDTLSFGILVEIPDNERASSVLKDVLFTAYKLDQQVRFTPVSEDDYRQWVGGQGKPRHIVTLLTRRVTAEQLQRVSSITAKYGLNIDQIDRLSGRMPLDMPADEGKGCIEFSVRGEPADPAALRAEFLSVAQELNVDIAFQQDSVFRRNRRLAVFDMDSTLIEAEVIDELAKAAGVGDKVSEITERAMRGELDFRASFKERLALLQGLSEDVLEEIGASLRLTEGAETLFAELKRLGYKTAILSGGFSYFAKQLQAKLGIDYVFANELQIVDGKLTGVAIEPIVDAQRKADLLRELAAKEGLQLEQTIAVGDGANDLPMLGLAGLGVAFRAKPLVKQSAKQAISTLGLDGILYLLGFRDREGA, from the coding sequence TTGCGCGAGATCGTCCTGATCAACATCACCGGGGAAGACCGCCCCGGCCTCACCGCGGCCATTACCGGCGTCCTGGCGCAGGGTGGCGTGAACATCCTCGACATCGGCCAGGCGGTGATCCACGACACCCTGTCCTTCGGCATCCTGGTGGAAATCCCGGATAACGAGCGGGCCTCGTCGGTGCTCAAGGACGTGCTGTTCACGGCCTACAAGCTGGACCAGCAGGTGCGTTTCACCCCGGTGTCCGAAGACGACTACCGGCAGTGGGTCGGTGGCCAGGGCAAGCCGCGCCATATCGTCACGTTGCTGACGCGCCGGGTCACCGCCGAGCAACTGCAGCGGGTCAGCTCGATCACGGCCAAGTACGGCCTGAACATCGACCAGATCGATCGCCTGTCCGGGCGCATGCCGCTGGATATGCCGGCCGACGAGGGCAAGGGCTGCATCGAGTTCTCCGTGCGCGGCGAGCCGGCCGACCCGGCCGCCCTGCGCGCCGAGTTCCTCAGCGTGGCGCAGGAGCTGAACGTCGACATCGCCTTCCAGCAGGACTCGGTGTTCCGCCGCAACCGCCGCCTGGCAGTGTTCGACATGGACTCGACGCTGATCGAGGCCGAGGTCATCGATGAGTTGGCCAAGGCGGCCGGTGTCGGCGATAAGGTGTCGGAAATCACCGAACGCGCCATGCGTGGTGAACTGGATTTCCGCGCGAGCTTCAAGGAACGTCTGGCATTGCTTCAGGGCCTTTCCGAGGACGTTCTGGAAGAAATCGGTGCGTCGCTGCGCCTGACCGAAGGCGCGGAGACCCTGTTCGCCGAACTCAAGCGCCTGGGCTACAAGACGGCCATCCTCTCCGGCGGCTTCAGCTACTTCGCCAAGCAGTTGCAGGCGAAGCTGGGCATCGACTACGTGTTCGCCAACGAACTGCAGATCGTCGACGGCAAGCTGACCGGCGTGGCCATCGAGCCCATCGTCGATGCCCAGCGCAAGGCTGACCTGCTGCGCGAGCTGGCGGCGAAGGAAGGCCTGCAGCTGGAGCAGACGATTGCCGTGGGCGACGGCGCCAACGACCTGCCGATGCTCGGCCTGGCCGGCCTGGGCGTGGCCTTCCGCGCCAAGCCGCTGGTCAAGCAGTCGGCCAAGCAGGCGATCTCCACCCTGGGGCTGGACGGCATCCTGTACCTGCTCGGCTTCCGTGATCGCGAAGGCGCCTGA
- a CDS encoding EAL domain-containing response regulator — protein MANEKKTIRLLILEDSQNEAERLVSLFRNAGRATRVHRITSSEDLTEILPQGWDLLIAAPEAEALDPSEALGAIRRQAKDIPFIQLVSGNDSDAVTEALALGAQDALPQGEDERLILVANRELANLEERRARRSAEVALREAEKRCQLLLDSSVDAITYVHDGMHIYANRAYVGLFGYEDAEELEGMPMIDLIAGCDQATFKDFLKGYQTTEDNAELACSGVRSDGQTFAARMTFSPATYDGEPCIQVVIRAETGNAQLEEKLREVSSQDLVTGLFNRAHFLNLMDSAVERAVTAGQPATFAYMLLDRAQALQLDLGVASIDLLLADLGNLLRGQFPEPAQLARLSDDVFAVLLPGETPEQSAPRFSALLKKVEGHLFDIHGRTAQVTLSIGTAGLDEKTTRAQDVIERAHRGADDVAQKDGNGLKVYNPADELAAAAYRGDIVAIIRQALEQNSFRLLFQPIISLRGDTHEHYEVLLRLLNPQGEEVPPADFLNAAKASGLAEKIDRWVLLNSIKLLSEHRAKGHETKLFVHLSGPSLQDPELLPWLSVALKASRLPADALIVQISEPDAIAYLRQAKLLSQGLAELHCQIALCQFGCALNPFNTLKHMNVDFVKVDGSYVQDLNSADNQENLKTLMASLHAQAKLTIVPMVESASALATLWQAGANYIQGRYLQGPSQAMDYDFASDE, from the coding sequence ATGGCCAATGAAAAGAAAACCATCCGCCTGCTGATCCTGGAAGACTCGCAAAATGAAGCCGAGCGCCTGGTCAGCCTGTTCCGCAACGCCGGTCGCGCGACCCGCGTCCATCGCATTACGTCCAGCGAAGACCTGACGGAGATCCTGCCCCAGGGCTGGGACCTGCTGATCGCCGCCCCCGAGGCCGAGGCGCTGGACCCCAGCGAAGCGCTGGGCGCGATCCGCCGCCAGGCCAAGGACATCCCCTTCATCCAGCTGGTCAGCGGCAACGACTCCGACGCCGTGACCGAGGCCCTGGCCCTCGGCGCCCAGGATGCCCTGCCGCAAGGCGAGGACGAGCGCCTGATCCTGGTGGCCAACCGCGAGCTGGCCAACCTCGAGGAACGCCGTGCGCGGCGCTCTGCCGAAGTTGCCCTGCGCGAGGCGGAGAAACGCTGCCAACTGCTGCTGGACAGCTCGGTGGACGCCATCACCTACGTCCACGACGGCATGCACATCTACGCCAACCGCGCCTACGTCGGCCTGTTCGGCTACGAAGACGCCGAGGAACTCGAAGGCATGCCGATGATCGACCTGATCGCCGGCTGCGACCAGGCCACCTTCAAGGATTTCCTCAAGGGTTACCAGACCACCGAAGACAACGCCGAACTGGCCTGCAGCGGCGTCCGCAGCGACGGCCAGACCTTCGCCGCGCGCATGACCTTCTCGCCGGCCACCTATGACGGCGAGCCGTGCATCCAGGTGGTGATCCGCGCCGAAACCGGCAACGCCCAGCTCGAGGAAAAACTCCGCGAGGTCAGCAGCCAGGACCTGGTCACCGGCCTGTTCAACCGCGCCCACTTCCTCAACCTGATGGATAGCGCCGTGGAACGCGCCGTGACCGCCGGCCAGCCCGCGACCTTCGCCTACATGCTGCTCGACCGCGCCCAGGCACTGCAGCTCGACCTCGGCGTCGCCAGCATCGACCTGCTCCTGGCGGACCTGGGCAACCTGCTGCGCGGCCAGTTCCCCGAGCCGGCCCAACTGGCGCGCCTGAGCGACGACGTGTTCGCCGTGCTGCTGCCGGGGGAAACCCCGGAGCAATCGGCGCCGCGCTTCAGCGCGCTGCTGAAGAAGGTCGAGGGCCACCTGTTCGACATCCATGGCCGCACCGCCCAGGTCACCCTGTCCATCGGCACCGCCGGGCTGGACGAGAAGACCACCCGCGCCCAGGACGTGATCGAGCGCGCCCACCGCGGCGCCGACGACGTGGCGCAGAAGGATGGCAACGGCCTGAAGGTCTACAACCCGGCCGATGAACTCGCCGCTGCCGCCTACCGTGGCGACATCGTCGCGATCATCCGCCAGGCGCTGGAGCAGAACAGCTTCCGCCTGCTGTTCCAGCCGATCATCAGCCTGCGCGGCGACACCCACGAGCACTACGAAGTGCTGCTGCGCCTGCTCAACCCGCAGGGCGAGGAAGTGCCGCCGGCAGACTTCCTCAATGCCGCCAAGGCCAGCGGCCTGGCCGAGAAGATCGACCGCTGGGTGCTGCTCAATTCCATCAAGCTGCTGTCCGAACACCGCGCCAAGGGCCACGAGACCAAGCTCTTCGTGCACCTCTCCGGCCCCAGCCTGCAAGACCCGGAGCTGCTGCCGTGGCTGAGCGTGGCGCTGAAGGCCTCGCGCCTGCCGGCCGATGCGCTGATCGTGCAGATCAGCGAGCCGGACGCCATCGCCTACCTGCGCCAGGCCAAGCTCCTCAGCCAGGGTCTGGCCGAGCTGCATTGCCAGATCGCGCTGTGCCAGTTCGGTTGCGCACTCAACCCGTTCAACACGCTCAAGCACATGAACGTCGACTTCGTGAAGGTGGACGGCTCCTACGTGCAGGACCTGAACAGCGCGGACAACCAGGAAAACCTCAAGACCCTGATGGCCAGCCTGCACGCCCAGGCCAAGCTGACCATCGTGCCCATGGTGGAAAGCGCCAGCGCCCTGGCCACCCTGTGGCAGGCCGGCGCCAACTACATCCAGGGCCGCTACCTGCAGGGGCCAAGCCAGGCGATGGACTACGACTTCGCCTCGGACGAATAA
- a CDS encoding HPP family protein, whose amino-acid sequence MKRFLHLMGWRANATSHLEKWLSAIGALCGIAAIYAVTHWVLPSEAAIWVVASMGASAVLLFAVPHGALSQPWAVLGGQVLSAIVGVLCQALFPDQPFTPALAVAAAILVMHYARCIHPPGGATALAAVSGGPAITALGLHYVLSPVLLNVALILAVAVLFNGLFAWRRYPAPLARLPATPTLPAGPAPEDLYHALRKMDSYIDVQFDDLLKILQLAQEHAQAQRLTPDDILLGARYSNALIGDAWAVRQVIDDHPDKRGRQDQVVYKVVAGAGKGNTGVCRRQDLLDWAAHPVIPQGDGWVRSSAQDSAQDALQRQLKGETPRA is encoded by the coding sequence ATGAAACGCTTCCTGCACCTGATGGGCTGGCGCGCCAACGCCACCAGCCATCTGGAAAAATGGCTCTCCGCGATCGGAGCGCTGTGCGGCATCGCCGCCATCTATGCCGTCACCCACTGGGTATTGCCCAGTGAAGCGGCCATCTGGGTCGTCGCTTCCATGGGCGCCAGCGCCGTGCTGCTGTTCGCCGTGCCCCACGGCGCGCTGTCGCAGCCCTGGGCCGTGCTGGGCGGCCAGGTGCTCTCGGCCATCGTCGGGGTGCTCTGCCAGGCACTCTTCCCTGACCAGCCCTTCACCCCGGCCCTCGCGGTCGCGGCGGCGATCCTGGTCATGCACTACGCGCGCTGCATCCATCCCCCCGGCGGCGCCACCGCGCTGGCGGCGGTCTCCGGCGGCCCGGCCATCACCGCCCTCGGCCTGCACTACGTGCTCAGCCCGGTGCTGCTCAATGTGGCGCTGATCCTCGCCGTCGCCGTGCTGTTCAACGGGCTGTTCGCCTGGCGCCGCTACCCCGCGCCGCTGGCGCGCCTGCCGGCCACGCCGACGCTGCCGGCCGGCCCGGCGCCGGAAGACCTCTACCACGCGCTGCGCAAGATGGATTCCTACATCGACGTGCAGTTCGACGACCTGCTGAAGATCCTCCAACTGGCCCAGGAGCATGCCCAGGCGCAGCGCCTGACGCCCGACGACATCCTGCTCGGCGCCCGCTACAGCAATGCCCTGATCGGCGACGCCTGGGCCGTGCGCCAGGTGATCGACGACCACCCGGACAAGCGCGGCCGCCAGGACCAGGTGGTCTACAAGGTGGTTGCCGGCGCCGGCAAGGGCAACACCGGCGTCTGCCGGCGCCAGGACCTGCTCGACTGGGCCGCCCACCCGGTGATCCCCCAGGGCGACGGCTGGGTGCGCAGCAGCGCCCAGGACTCGGCGCAGGACGCCCTGCAACGCCAGCTCAAGGGCGAAACGCCGCGAGCGTGA